CCTTGCATCTGGCTGCCGCCCATGCCGCCGGACATCTCGGAGCCGCTCCGTGGCGGCTGCGTGCCCGCCGGGTCCTGCGGCATGGATGGATCCTGCATCGGCGGCTCTTGCGGCATCGTGGAGTCCTGCGTCCCCTGAGCCAGTGCAGCGCCACCCCATGCCAGACCGGCAATCATCCCCATCACCTTGAGCTTCATGACTGACCCCTTTCGTCCAGGAGGGCGCATCACGCCTCCGACACCAACCGTGGCCACGCCTCGCCGCGTTGCCAGCCGGTGCCCAGGTGCGAACCGGGCCATGGAGCGGGAATCACGCTCGTCCCCCCCTCCTCCCGATACGATGACAGCGGCGGCTCGGAGCGGCCCCCGTTATCCCTGTTCCCCATCCGGAAAGAGGAGCCACCCGATGCGCCAGACGTCCTCCAATGAAGCCATCCAGAAGTTGGGCATCCGTCATCCCATCATCCAAGGGCCCTTCGGTGGCGGGCTCTCGACGGAGCGCCTCACAGCCGCGGTGTCGAACCTCGGCGGCCTGGGTTCGTACGGCGCCTATCAGCTTCCTCCGGACGAAATCGGCCGCGTGGCGGACCGGATTCGCGCGCAGACGGACAAACCCTTCGCGCTGAACCTCTGGGTCTCCGACCACGACGCGGGCGGGGACGCACTCAGTCCAGAGGACTTCGAGCGCTTCTACCGCCTCTTCGAACCGTATTACCAAGAGCTCGGCGTCGAGAAGCCCCAGCCGCCCGAGCGCTATCACCACCGCTTCGAGGACCAGGTGGAGGCGCTGCTCGAAGCCCGCCCACCCGTCTTCAGCTTCGTGTTCGGCGTGCCGCCCGCGGCCGTGCTGGCCGAATGCCGGCGCAGGGGCATCCTCACCTCGGGCGCGGCCACCACGCTCGCGGAGGCCGAGGCCCTGGACGCGGCCGGAGTGGACCTCATCGTGGCCACGGGCTTCGAGGCCGGCGGCCACCGCCCCTCGTTCCTCGCGCGCGCCGAGGACTCCCTGATGGGGACGCTCGCGCTCACGCCGCTCGTGGCGGACCGGGTGAAGGCGCCCGTCATCGCGGCGGGAGGACTCGCGGAGGGCCGAGGCATCCGCGCCGTGCTCACCCTGGGAGCCCAGGCAGCGCAGTTGGGAACGGCGTTCCTCGCCTGCGAGGAATCCGGCACGACGGACGCCCACCGCGAGCTGCTCTTCAGCGACCGCGCCCGGAACACCACCTTGACGCGTGCCTTCACGGGTCGGCTCGCACGCGGCATGCGCAACCGGTGGACGGAGGAGATGGCGTCACGGCTTGGAGAGCTTCCGCCCTTCCCCATCCAGAGCTGGTTCCTCGGGAAACTGAAGCCCGCGGCCATCCGCGCTGGCCGCACGGACCTCGTGTCCCTGTGGGCCGGACAGGCCACGCCCAACCTGCGTCACCGGACCGTGCCCGCGCTGATGGCGTCCCTGCTCGAGGAACTGTCGGCCCCCTGAAGGCCCGGCCCCGAGCGGGAAACGGCACGGCATCCGCTCGCTCAGAAATCATTCAATTGCATTTGAATATGGCGTGCATCACCCCGTCTGTCGGGGCTCTCGCGAGGCGCTGGCCGGCAGCCCTCGTACGAGGAAACCGACAAATGCAGCCACACAAGAGACGTGTCCCTTATGCCACGGGAATCGCGACGCTATTGACTGTCGCGGCGTGTAGCGAGCCTCCCACGGCCACCCCACCACCCCCGGAAGCCGCTGCCACGCCCCCCGCGGCGGAACAAACGCAGACGCAATCCTTGCAGCAACCGACGTACCCGCAAGCAGACTTCGCGGTGACGTCCGTGACGGGTCCCGGGAGCATCCGTTTGGGAGATTACTTCCTGGCGGCGGTGACGGTCTGCAACCAAGGCACCGAGACGGACACGACCGTCGTCTCGCTCTACCTGTCAGCGGACATGGTCATCACCCCCGACGTCCCGCTCACGCCCGCTTCCGACCAGCGCCTCAAACAATTCGGAACGCCTTCGCTGGCGCCGGGCCAATGCCATACGGAAACGGCCCACGTCCAGGCCTCCGCCAGCATCCAGGGAACCTACTTCCTGGGCGCCATCGCCAGGCCCAGCAACGCCTTCGAACCGAACCAGGCAGACAACACGCGGGTCAGCGCGCCCATTGGCATCGGGGACCAACCTGATTTCGTGGTGACCTCGGTCACGGGCCCCACCAGCGTCCCGCAGGGACAGCCCTTCCCCGCGAGCGTCACGGTGTGCAATCCCGGCACGGCGCCGGGCACGCCCCACGTCGCGCTCTATCTGTCAGCGGACGCGGTCATCACCCCCGACTTCCCGCTCACGCCCGCCTCCGACCTCCTGCTCGGCTCGCGTTCCATGGGCATGCTGGCGCCCGGCAAGTGCCAGACG
This genomic window from Myxococcus hansupus contains:
- a CDS encoding NAD(P)H-dependent flavin oxidoreductase, with amino-acid sequence MRQTSSNEAIQKLGIRHPIIQGPFGGGLSTERLTAAVSNLGGLGSYGAYQLPPDEIGRVADRIRAQTDKPFALNLWVSDHDAGGDALSPEDFERFYRLFEPYYQELGVEKPQPPERYHHRFEDQVEALLEARPPVFSFVFGVPPAAVLAECRRRGILTSGAATTLAEAEALDAAGVDLIVATGFEAGGHRPSFLARAEDSLMGTLALTPLVADRVKAPVIAAGGLAEGRGIRAVLTLGAQAAQLGTAFLACEESGTTDAHRELLFSDRARNTTLTRAFTGRLARGMRNRWTEEMASRLGELPPFPIQSWFLGKLKPAAIRAGRTDLVSLWAGQATPNLRHRTVPALMASLLEELSAP